A genome region from Acidobacteriota bacterium includes the following:
- a CDS encoding Hsp20/alpha crystallin family protein, giving the protein MQREMDNLLRRTRPALTGRTETEMTPAQREKYGNLPFWSGYPAVDAWIEDHNLHVNAELPGMKPDDIEVLVENNQLVIRGRRTMERTEKDRNYLLREVGEGWFERRFTLPEGIDADKINASYENGVLHLTLPASEQLAPRKVPIQIGSGEKKAEAAHA; this is encoded by the coding sequence ATGCAGCGCGAGATGGACAACCTCCTGCGCCGGACGCGCCCGGCCCTGACCGGCCGGACCGAGACGGAGATGACCCCGGCGCAGCGCGAGAAGTACGGGAACCTTCCCTTCTGGAGCGGCTACCCGGCCGTGGACGCCTGGATCGAGGACCACAACCTCCACGTGAACGCCGAGCTGCCCGGCATGAAGCCGGACGACATCGAGGTGCTGGTCGAGAACAACCAGCTCGTCATCCGCGGCCGGCGGACGATGGAGCGGACGGAGAAGGACAGGAACTACCTGCTCCGCGAGGTGGGCGAGGGCTGGTTCGAGCGCCGCTTCACGCTGCCGGAAGGCATCGACGCGGACAAGATCAACGCGTCGTACGAGAACGGCGTCCTGCACCTGACGCTGCCCGCCAGCGAGCAGCTCGCTCCGAGGAAGGTCCCCATCCAGATCGGCTCGGGCGAGAAGAAGGCGGAGGCGGCGCACGCCTGA
- the prmC gene encoding peptide chain release factor N(5)-glutamine methyltransferase yields MSSGGSDPLALIAEASRRLRAAGVPSPRHDAELLLAHACGRDRAALLAGRQPVSAPERERFRRLVERRAAREPLQHILGRWPFLDLDLKVDGRALVPRPETEDLALAVLARLPEDRPLLVADVGTGGGCLALAIASARPLARVVAVDLEPAALALAAENAAACGLAGRVRFVRADLLAPVAPAGAFDLVVSNPPYVAPEELPHLDPEVRRHEPRSALVAGRGGLAVIDRLVSQAPARLAPGGLLALEIAPAQARAALGRLRAAGLADAAVLPDRFGRPRVALARRPEA; encoded by the coding sequence TTGAGTTCCGGAGGTTCCGACCCGCTCGCCCTGATCGCCGAAGCCTCCCGGCGGCTCCGGGCCGCCGGCGTCCCCTCGCCGCGGCACGATGCCGAGCTGCTGTTGGCGCACGCCTGCGGGCGGGACCGGGCGGCGCTCCTCGCCGGCCGCCAGCCGGTGTCGGCGCCGGAACGGGAGCGGTTCCGGCGCCTCGTGGAGCGGAGGGCCGCGCGGGAGCCGCTGCAGCACATCCTCGGGCGATGGCCCTTCCTGGACCTCGACCTGAAGGTGGACGGGCGGGCCCTCGTTCCCCGTCCGGAGACGGAGGACCTCGCCCTGGCGGTGCTCGCCCGCCTGCCCGAGGACCGCCCCCTCCTCGTGGCGGACGTCGGCACCGGAGGGGGGTGCCTGGCGCTGGCGATCGCCAGCGCCCGCCCGCTGGCCCGGGTGGTCGCCGTCGACCTCGAGCCGGCGGCTCTCGCCCTGGCGGCCGAGAATGCGGCCGCTTGCGGCCTCGCTGGCCGGGTCCGTTTCGTCCGCGCCGACCTCCTCGCGCCGGTGGCCCCCGCGGGGGCGTTCGATCTGGTGGTCTCCAATCCGCCCTACGTCGCCCCGGAGGAACTGCCGCACCTGGACCCGGAGGTGCGCCGGCACGAGCCCCGGAGCGCCCTGGTGGCCGGCCGGGGAGGTCTGGCGGTGATCGACCGCCTCGTCAGCCAGGCACCGGCGCGCCTGGCGCCGGGAGGACTGCTGGCTCTCGAGATCGCCCCCGCCCAGGCGCGGGCGGCCCTCGGGCGGCTCCGGGCCGCAGGTCTGGCGGACGCCGCCGTTCTGCCGGACCGGTTCGGCCGGCCACGCGTGGCTCTCGCGCGCCGCCCGGAGGCTTGA
- the prfA gene encoding peptide chain release factor 1: MLEKIAALEREFSRLGELMADPAVASDKDRYRECATRYAELQPLVETARELRRVEEELEQARKLAREEPDEEMRAMAREEAARLQERREDLQRRLQHLLIPPDPLDKKNVVLEVRAGTGGDEATLFAAELLRMYQRYAESRGWRFEIVDLSESEIGGVKEAIVNVSGDGVYSRLKFESGVHRVQRVPATESQGRIHTSAATVAVLPEAEEVEVSIDEEKELRVDSFSASGPGGQHVNRTASAVRLTHIPTGIVVQCQDEKSWHKNRAKAMRVLRARLLDLKRREQHEKEAAARRGQIGTGDRSQKIRTYNFPQGRVTDHRINLTLHRLEAVMNGDLDELIEALAASDRAERMRAQGTD; encoded by the coding sequence ATCCTCGAGAAGATCGCCGCCCTGGAGCGGGAGTTCTCCCGCCTGGGGGAGCTGATGGCCGATCCGGCGGTCGCTTCCGACAAGGACCGCTACCGCGAGTGCGCCACCCGGTATGCGGAACTGCAGCCGCTGGTCGAGACGGCCCGCGAGCTGCGCCGCGTCGAGGAGGAGCTCGAGCAGGCGCGCAAGCTCGCCCGGGAGGAGCCGGACGAGGAGATGCGGGCGATGGCGCGGGAGGAGGCCGCGCGGCTCCAGGAGCGGCGCGAGGACCTGCAGCGCCGGCTGCAGCACCTCCTGATCCCGCCGGATCCGCTCGACAAGAAGAACGTCGTCCTCGAGGTGCGCGCGGGGACGGGCGGCGACGAGGCCACGCTCTTTGCCGCGGAACTGCTCCGCATGTACCAGCGGTATGCCGAGTCGCGCGGATGGCGGTTCGAGATCGTCGACCTGTCGGAAAGCGAGATCGGCGGGGTCAAGGAGGCCATCGTCAACGTCTCGGGCGACGGCGTCTACTCCCGCCTGAAATTCGAATCGGGGGTCCACCGCGTGCAGAGGGTGCCGGCCACCGAGTCGCAGGGCCGCATCCACACGTCCGCCGCCACGGTGGCCGTCCTTCCCGAGGCGGAGGAGGTGGAGGTCTCCATCGACGAGGAGAAGGAGCTGCGGGTGGACAGCTTCTCCGCCTCCGGCCCCGGGGGGCAGCACGTCAACCGGACCGCCTCCGCCGTGCGCCTCACGCACATCCCGACCGGAATCGTGGTCCAGTGCCAGGACGAGAAGTCGTGGCACAAGAACCGGGCCAAGGCGATGCGCGTCCTCCGCGCCCGCCTGCTGGACCTCAAGCGGCGCGAACAGCACGAGAAGGAGGCCGCGGCGCGCCGGGGACAGATCGGCACGGGTGACCGCTCGCAGAAGATCCGGACCTACAACTTCCCCCAGGGGCGGGTGACCGATCACCGGATCAACCTCACGCTCCACCGGCTGGAAGCGGTGATGAACGGCGATCTGGACGAGCTGATCGAGGCGCTCGCCGCCTCCGACCGGGCGGAGCGGATGAGGGCGCAGGGGACCGATTGA